The genomic interval CAGGCTCACCGACCGGATCGCAGGTGCCGCGCGCAGCGCGCGGGCGGACGTTAGTCGGCCTCTTCTGCGGGAGCGGCAAGCGGAAAGAAGGGGATCGCCACCTCGAACAGCGTGCCGTCGGCATGGGCGAAGGTGTAGAAGCCTTCCATCGTGCCGCGATGCGTCGTCAGTTCGCAGCCGGAGACGTAATCATGCGTCTGTCCCGGCGACAGCACCGGCGATTCGCCGACGACGCCCTCTCCGTCGACGATGTTCACCATACCGTTCGAATCGGTGATGCGCCAGTGCCGGGTACGCAGCTGCACGGTGTCGTCGCGGTGGTTTTCCAGCCTGATATGATAGACCCAGAACCAGCGCCCCGCCCCGGTGCGCGATTGTTCGGGCATGAAGTTCACTGCCACCCGCACGGTGATCCCCGCGGTGATGGCGACATGCTGGAACAGCGAATTGATGGCTTCTGTGACCATGCGGCCCAAGGTAGCGGCTGAACGCGCGCCCGCAAGGGGCGATCCGACGAACGCCCCGCGAAGGGGCGGTTTCCCGGTCCGGCCTACAGCCCGGCGGCGGCCAGCGCCCGGTCCAGATCCTCGATCACGTCCTCGGGATCCTCCAGGCCGATATTGATCCTTAGCATCCCCTCCGCCACGCCCATCTCGGCGCGCGCCTCGTCCGACAGGCCGGCGTGGGTGGTGCTGGCCGGATGGCACATCAGCGACTTGGAATCGCCGATATTGTTGGAGATGTCGACCAGTTGCAGCGCATCGAGAATGGCATGGGCGCGCTCGCGCCCGTCCACCACGAAGGAGAAGATCGGGCCGAACGCACCCATCTGCCGGGCCGCCAGATCGTGCTGCGGATGGCTGGGAAGGCCGGGGTGGAGCATCCGGTCCACGCGGCCCTCGATCGCGGCGGCGACCCTCAGCGAATTGGCGCTCTGCCGGTGCGCGCGCAGTTCCAGCGTCTCCAGCCCCTTCAGCACCAGCCAGGCGTTGAACGGGGAACAGTTGGGGCCGGTATTGCGCTGGAAGGGAAGCAGCGTTTCCGCGATCCATTCCTCGCTGCCGCACACCGCGCCCGCCAGCACCCGGCCCTGCCCGTCCATCAGCTTCGTGGCGGAGTAGGCGACCACGTCCGCGCCGAATTCCATCGGGCGTTGCAGAGCGCTCGTGGCGAAGGCGTTGTCGACCACGGTGGTGATGCCGTGCGCCTTCGCCAGCGCGCAGATATGGGTGAGATCGGCGACGTCCATCGTCGGATTGGCCGGCGTCTCGAAGAAGAAGACCCTGGTTTCGGGCCGGATCGCGCGTTCCCAGGCGTCATTGTCGCGCGCGTCGATCACCGTGGTGGCGATGCCGAATTTGGGCAGCAGATTGTCCACCAGCCAGCGGCACGACCCGAAGGCGGCGCGCGCGGCGACGACGTGGTCGCCCGCTTCCAGCTGGCACAGCAGCGCCGTGGTCATCGCCGCCATGCCGCTCGCCTGCATGCGGCAGCCGTCGGCACCTTCCAGCATCGCGATCCGCTCCTCCGCCATGGCGACGGTGGGGTTCTGCAGGCGCGAATAGGTCATGCCCTCCGCCTCGCCGGCGAACCGCGCGGCAACGGTGGCGGCATCGTCGTAGGAATAGCCGCTGGTGAGGAACAGCGCCTCGCTCGTCTCGCCATGTTCCGATCGCCACGTGCCGGCGCGCACCGCTTTCGTGGCGGGGCGCCAGTTGCGGGTGACGGAGCGATCGGTGCCGGTGGTGTTCTTCATGCCGCCCGCGTTTAGGCAGACTGCCCGCTTTTGCCAATTGCCCTTCGCGCGCCGCCCCCCTATCGCCGCCCGCGCATGAGCACGGCGCCCGTCCACCCCCGCGATCCGTTCGGCTGGAACTGCGTGGTCGCGCTCGCCTTCGTGCTGCTGGCCTCGGTGCGCCTGACCACGCCCGGGGCGCCGTTCTTCGACGAGGTGCATTACCTCCCCGCCGCGCGCACCTTCCTCACCCTGGGCAGCGCCGAAAATCTCGAGCATCCGCCGCTCGGCAAGGAACTGATCGCGCTCGGCATCTCGCTGTTCGGGGACGGGCCGCTCGGCTGGCGGATCATGAGCCTCGCCTTCGGCACGCTGGCCCTGCTTGCCGCCATGCGCGCGATGTGGCTGGCCAGCGGCACCCGCACCGCCAGCGTGCTGACCGGCGTGTTCGTGGCCACCAATTTCCTGCTGTTCGTGCATGCGCGGATCGCCATGCTCGACATCTTCATGGTGAGCTTCACCATGCTCGCCTTGTGGATGTGCGCGGGCGCGCTGCGCGAGAACGAGACGGCGCGCTGGCGCCTCGCCATCGCCGGCGTGGCGCTGGGCTGCGCGATGGCGTCGAAATGGAACGCCGTACCGGTCGCCGTGCTGCCCGGTCTCGCCTTCGCGGCGGTCCGCCTGTCCGCCCGCCGCCGTCGCCCGGTCCGCTCCGTGCGCGGTGCACCCGTTGGCGGCATGAGCCTGGCCGAAGCGGCGATCTGGCTCGGCGCGGTGCCGCTGGCGGTCTACGCCCTGACCTTCGCGCCCTATCTCTGGTTCGACCGGCTCCCCGGCGATCCGGTCGGCATGATCTCGCTCCACATGGAGATGCTGGGGTTGCAGGAGCAGGTGCCCGAACCGCACCCATACCAGTCCAACTGGCCGCAATGGGTCGCGAACTGGCGGGCGATCTGGTATCTCTACGAGAACGTGGACGGCGCGATGCGCGGCGTCATGCTGATCGGCAATCCGGTGACGATGCTGGCGGGGCTTCCCGCCCTCGCCTGGTGCGCGTGGAGCGGATGGAAGGAGCGGCGACGCGATTGCGCGGCCGTCGCCATCCTCTACGCAGCCAGCCTCGCGCTGTGGGTCGTCGCGCCGAAGGCGGTGCAGTTCTACTTCCACTATTTCCTGCCCGGCATGTTCCTTTCCGCCGCGCTGGCGCTGGGCTGCGACCGGCTGATGCGGCGCGGTCGGCTGATCGGGCCGGGGCTGGTCGTGCTCGGAGCCGTCGCGGCGTTCGCCTACTGGTATCCGATCCTGACCGCCGCCCCGCTGGAGAACGGCCAGGCGTTCCTGCGCTGGGCGTGGCTGACGAGCTGGCGCTAGGGCGCGGCGCCCGCGCCTACCGGAAGCGGCCCCAGACGAACTTGCTCGACAAGGCGTAATTCCACACCGAGGCGATGGCCACGCCGACCAGCGCGGCGCCCCACCAGACGAAGCCCTGTTCTTCCAGCACGGTCGCCACCGCGACGTTGGCGAAGGCGCCCACGGCACACGATCCGCAGAATTTCAGCCAGCCCCAGAACAGCCCGTCCGCCCCGGCCAGCTTCTTGTCGCGATAGGTGAGAAGGTTGTTGAGCCAGAAGTTGAACGTCATCGCCACCATCGTCGCAATGGCCTGCGCCCAGCCGAAACCGATGGAATCGGGCCAGTAGATCGCGGCCAGCACGCTCATGTGGACGATCACGCCCAGCCCGCCGACGAGGCCGAACAGAACGAAGCGGGCGGGCACGAAGCGGCCGAACCAGCGTTCCGCCAGACCGCCGACGAAATCGAGGATCACGCCGTGGTCGAGCTTGCTTTCGCCGCTGAGGCGGGTTGCGAATTTCAACGGGAATTCCTTTACCTTCATGCGCGGCTCCGCCGTCGCGAGGATGTCGAGCATGATCTTGAAGCCGATGCCCGAAAGCTTGTCGGCCTGCGCGCGCAACTGCTCGCTGCGCAGCAGGAAGAATCCGCTCATCGCGTCGGTCAGCTCGCTGCCCGTCAGCTTGCGGGCGAGCGCGTTGGCGACGCGGCTGCCGGTTTCGCGCCCCTTGCTCGACAGCCCGTCGGCATTGCCACCCTCGGCGAAGCGGCTGGCATAGGCGAGATCGTATCCCCCCGACCTGACCGCCGCGAGCATATCGGCCAGCAGCGCCGGATCGTGCTGATGATCGGCGTCCATCACCGCGACGAAGGGCGCGGCGGTGGCGCACATGCCCTCGATCGCCGCGCTCGCCAGCCCGCGCCGGCCGATGCGCTGGATCACGCGGATGCGGGGATCGGCCTGGGCGATGCGGCGCGCTTCCTCGGCCGTGCCGTCGGACGAATTGTCGTCCACGAACACCGCCTCCCATCCAGTCGGGCCGAGCGCGTCCTCCAGCCGCCGCACCATCGGCGCGATGTTGTCGTGCTCGTTGAGCGTGGGCAGCACGATCGCCAGTTCGAGCGGCGCGCTCGATTGCGCCTGCGGGGCGGCGGCCACACCCTGCGACTGGAATTGCGAATGCGTCATGTCCATCGCCTAGCGCGGTTACAGGGCAATCTTAACCATAAGGTAAATCACAGGCGGGCCAGAACCGCGTCGCCGATGGCCCGCGTGTCCGCCGAACCGCCGAGGTCCGCGGCCTTCACCCCATCGGCCAGCGCGCGCGCCACGGCGCGTTCGATCCGCCGCGCGTCCGCCTCGCGCCCGAGCGAGTGGCGCAGCAGCATGGCCAGGCTGAGGATCATCGCCATGGGGTTCGCGATCCCCCGCCCGGCGATGTCTGGGGCGCTGCCGTGGATGGGTTCGTACAGGCCCCTGGTCCCGAACCGGGTCCGCCCGGCGCCCAGCGCCGCGCTCGCCAGGAGGCCGATGGAGCCGACGCACATGCTCGCCTGGTCGGAAAGGATGTCGCCGAACAGATTGCCCGTCACCATTACGTCGAACTGTCCGGGATCGCGCACCAGCTGCATCGCGGCGTTGTCGACGTAAAGGTGGGTCAGCGCGACGTCGGGATACCCGGCGGCGACGTCGATCACGACGTCGCGCCACAGCTGGCTCGTCTCGAGGACATTGGCCTTGTCCACGCTCGTCAACCGCCCCTTGCGGCCCTGCGCCGCGCGAAAGGCGACGTGGGCGATGCGACGCACCTCGTCCTCGGCATAGGACATCAGATCGTGGCCCTGCCGCCGCCCGTCGGGCAGGGTGCGGGTGCCCTTCTCCCCGAAATAGACGTCCCCGTTCAGTTCCCGCACAATCAGCAGATCGATGGTGCGGGCGATCTCGGGGCGCAGGGCGGAAAGGTCTTCCAGCCCCTCGAACATCGTCGCTGGGCGCAGATTGGCGAACAGGTCCAGTTCCCTGCGCAGGCCGAGAATGGCCTGTTCGGGGCGCAGGCGGCGTTCCAGCGAATCGCATTCCGGATCGCCCACCGCGCCGAACAGCACCGCGTCCGCGGCACGCGCCATCTCCAGCGTCTCGGGCGGCAGCGGATGGCCGTGCGCGCGCCAGGCGGCCCCGCCCACGTCGCCTTCGAACAGGACGAGTCCGGGAAGGTCGAGCGCATCGAGCACGCGGCGCGCCTCGGCCATGATTTCGGGACCGATGCCGTCACCGGCGAACAGGGCGATCTTCACGTCGGGATCTTCATGTCAGGCCATCCTTCCCAGCAGCGCGCGCAGGCGCCGGCGGGCGGACATAACATCGGCCCGGCGGTCGGCAAGCAGGTAGTGGTCGATAGCCGCCTCCACCGTGTCCATCACCGCCACGATCTGCGCGAGATCGCCCGTCGGCCGCGCGCCCGCCCCGCCATAGCCCAGTTCGCGCAGCAGCAGGATCTCGTATCCCGCCAACGCTCCGGCCCAGCCGCGCGCGGAGGGGGCATGGCAGATCGCCGAAAGCGTCGCTTCGAGTGCGTCGTGCACGGGGGCGTAGGGCTGGCGTTCGGGCAGCGTGGCGGCGGTCAACGCGCAGACCCACGCGATGGCCGCGGCGGGCAGCGGTTCCGCGAGCCAAGGGCCGCGGCTTTCGACCAGTTCGATCTTCGCGAAGGGAAGCTGGCTGTCGGACCTCGCCGCCAGTTGCAGATCGAGCAGGTTTCCGGGAATGACCAGCGGGCGCAGCCGCCTGCCGCGCCCTCCCGCGACATAACCGGCGACCAGCCCGAAGTCGCGCGTCAGGAAGCGGGCGACCACGGCCGTCTCGCCATGCTGGCGGGCGGCGACGAGTATGGCAGGGGCGCGGACATGCATGTCAGGGGCCCGGGCGCATCCCCTCCGGCGGAACGGGTATCAGTCGCTCGTCTTCGCGTCCAGCGCGGCAATTCGCGCTTCGAGAACCTCCACCCGTTCGCGCGCCATTGCCGCCATGTCCTTGACCGCGTCGAACTCTTCCCGGCTGACGAAATCGAGGCCGCCCATCGCCTCCCTCATCCGCTCGCGCGCGGTATCGCGGGCCTCCCGGCTCATGCCGGCAAGCGTGCCGGCAGCCGAATTGGCGAGTTTGACGAAATCGGCGATCAGGGGGTTTTCGCTTTGCATGGCTCTCACTTGGGGTTTGCGGCGGACCGCTTCAATATCACAGCTCGAAACGCTGCACCGCGCCGCTCTCCGCCTCGCGGCCGCCGTCGGGGTTGGCCTCGATGAACTGCCAGGTCAGCAGCGTCGCGAAGGCTATCCACGCCAGGTAGGGCAGCATCAGCCAGCCGGACCATTTGCGCACGCGGAAGAACAGCCAGGTCGCGACGATGCCGGTCACGTCCATCGCGATCACGATACCGAGCGCCGCGCGCATGTCGTGGGCGCCGAAGAAGGTCGGCGACCAGGCCAGGTTGAACGCGAAGTGGATGAGGAAAGCGAGGATCGCCCATTTCCTCATGCGCGATCCCCACGCCGCGCACACCAGCGCGAAGGCGAGGCCGATCATGAAATAGAGGACCGTCCACACGATGCCGAAAGTGACGGGCGGCGGGAAGGTCGCGGGCTTCGCGAGCGACTGGAACCAGGGCGAACTCGCGTCGCCGCCGATCCGCCCGGCGAGGAAGCCGAGCAGCATCACCGTTGGCACCACGAACAGCGCCCAGCGGATCATGCTGGCACGCAGTTGCGACGGCGATGCGAGACGATTCATGCGTGCTCCACCCGGTCGGACCGATTCGCGGCCCCGGCGTGCATTCTTGGCGGGGGAGCGTGCGGCGCGCAAGGCGGGCGGAGGGGCAGGCATCCCCGAACGGGCCTCTTCGGCTCGGCTTTCCTACATCGCGCGGGCTTTCCTAGGGCAACGCCATGATCGCTCGCACGACCTCTTCCACTCCCCCGATTGCGCGCTCGAAATGCCCAGCGCCGGTTTCGCTTCAGGACACTGTCACACCTGTCACACCTTGCCCCGCTCACCCGCCCCGGCGCGCGTTGACGAGGAACTCGACATTGCCCTGCGTGCCCGTGATCGGGCTCTCGATCAGCCCCTCGATCCGCCAGCCATCCGCTTCCAGCCAGGCGGTCACCTCCGCACAGACGCGGTCGCGCAGGGCTGGATCGCGCACGATGCCGCCCTTGCCGACCTCGCCCTTGCGGACCTCGAACTGCGGCTTGACGAGCGCCACCAGCCGGCAATCGGGCGCGGCCAGCGCCAGCGGCACCTCCAGCACCTTGGCAAGACCGATGAAGCTCGCATCGCACACCACCCAGTCGCAGGCCCGGTCGATCTGCGCCCGCGTCAGCGCGCGGGCGTTGGTCTGTTCGAGCACGGTGACGCGCGCATCCTGCCGCAACGACCACGCAAGCTGGTTGGTGCCGACATCGACGGCGTAGACGTGGGCGGCGCCGCGATGCAGCAGGACCTGCGTGAAGCCGCCCGTCGAACTGCCGATGTCCATCGCCACGGCTCCGCTCGGATCGAGGCCGAACGCGTCGATCGCGTGATCCAGCTTCACCCCGCCGCGCCCGACCCAGGGGTGGTCGCGTCCGCGCACCTCGACCTGCCAGCCCTCGGCGATCTGCTGGCCCGGCTTGGCGATCCGCTCCAGCCTCTCGGGCGATGGACCGGCAAAGACCAGCCCCGCCATCACCAGCGCCTGCGCGCGGGTACGGCTCTCCGCCTCCCCGCGCTCGACGAGCAGATGGTCGATCCGGATGCGGGAAGGCTTGCGCTGCGCCATGCGCGCCGCGATAGGATGCGCGAACGGACCTTACCAGTGGGGAGTGGCTTTCATGCGCGTACTGAACAGGACGACGGTGTTGACGGGCCTCGCCCTGCTGGCCGCCTGCAACCGCTCGGACGAGCCGGCGGACGATGTCGCCAGCGCGCCCGAACCGGTTCTGACCACCGCCCCCACGCCGACCCGGGCGCCGGACGGCACCGCCTACGAAGCGGGATCGTGGCAGGTGAAGGAGGATGCCGGCGGTGCCATGGCTCTCTACGGAGAGGCGCAGACCGAAGCGCACCTGACGATTGCCTGCGACCGGGCGACGAACACCCTCACCCTCGCCTTGGCCTCCGACGCGAGCGCGCCAGAGGCCTGGCGCATCGACGCCGGACGCGAGGCGGCGCGCCTCGACATGGTACCGCGCGACGGCCAGCTTCCCGAACTCGAGGCCCGCCTGTCGCCTAGCGCGCCCGTCGTCCGCGCCATGACGATGCCGGGGCAGAGCATCGTGCTGACCGACCCCGCCGGACAAAAAAGCCAGTTCCCGACACATTCGGGCATTTCCCGCGTATTGGATGCATGTTCTTGAGCCAAACCCCCTTCCTCCGCCACGCCGCAAAACCGGTTCGCCTCACCTCGCTGGCCGTCATCGCCGGAACGCTGGCGCTGACAGGCTGCGTGCCGCCCGCGCCGGAGCCCACGCCTGCCCCGACCCCCGCGCCGACCGTCGCCCGGCCCGAAGCGGCACCGGTGCGCATTCCGACGCCGAGCTTCGACAACTGGATGGACTACCCCGCGACGCCGGGTGACTGGAGCTACGTCGCAGAACCCGGACAGACAATGGCGGTGTTCGGTACCGACCGATCGCCGGAGGGGATCGCGCTCATCATGGCATGCGACCTCGCGACACGGCGGGTCAGCATCGGCCGCAAGGGCAACGCCGCCGGTCAGGTCGACATGACGGTGCGCACGGAAACGCGCGATCAGGTGCTGACGGCGGGACCCGTGCAGAGCCGCGCACCGCTGCTGGTGGCGCAACTGGCCGCGAGCGATCCGCTGCTCGACGCCATCGCGTTTTCGAAGGGCCGCTTCGCGCTGGAGGTGACCGGCACCGACACGATCTACGTCCCAGCCTATCCGGAGATCACGCGGGTGGTTGAGGATTGCCGGGATCAGGGATGATCGCCGTTCGCTCCCGGTCAGGCGAGCACATGCGAGACACCGGTTGAAAAATCCCTTTTCCGCTCTTGAAAAGTAGGACGTCCCGATTCAAACATGCAGTCAAGGCCAGCGGTGAACGCGGGTCTTGGCCCGCCGATGAAACGCCCGGGTCTTGGCTTCAAAAGCGCGAAAGGAGGTGATCCGATGTCTCATGGTTCAGCAGGGAGGTCGGTGATGACCCTTGCGGAGCATATTCGGTAAGCTTTCCTTGCCGTATGGCTTTAGCAGAGGCGGTCCACTGACCGCTGACCATGCGAAGGGCGGTTCTCGCTAGGCGGGGCCGCCCTTCTCATTTTCGGGCCTGAGGGCACGATGCGGGACGACCCGACTGCGCCCTTGCCTCTCCCCCCGCCCCCGCCTAATCGGGCACGCCGAGGAGAGACACGACACATGACCGACGCGCCTGCAATCGACATCGCGCATCTGCCGCATCCCGCGCCCGTACCCGGCGCCACGCGGGAACAGGCGATTGCCGATCCGGGTTTCGGCACGGTCTTTACCGATCACATGATTTCGATCGACTGGGACGAAGGCGAAGGCTGGCACGGCGCGACACTCGGCCCGCGTGAACCGATCACGCTCGATCCCGCCGCCAGCGTGTTGCACTACGCGCAGGAAATCTTCGAAGGTCTGAAAGCCTATCGCCTGACCGACGGGACGATGGCGCTGTTCCGGCCCGATCAGAACGCCGCGCGTCTCAACCGCTCGGCCCGCCGCCTCGCCATGCCCGAACTGCCCGAGGATGTCTTCGTGGAAGCGGTCAGGCAGGTGGTACTGAAAGACTCCGACTGGTTTCCCAAGGTCGAGGGAGGCTCGCTCTACATCCGCCCGTTCATGTTCGCCAACGAGCATTTTCTGGGCGTGCGGCCGGCGAAGAAATACAAGTTCCTCGTCATCCTCAGCCCGGCGGGCAACTACTTCAAGTCCGGCGCACCGGCGGTGAGCGTATGGGTCAGCGAATACACCCGCGCCGCGCCCGGTGGAACCGGAGAGGCGAAGTGCGGAGGCAATTACGCTGCCAGCCTCGTGCCGACCGGAGAGGCCTTTGCGCAGGGACATGACCAGGTCGTCTTCCTCGACGCGGTAGAGCGCAAGTGGATCGAGGAACTGGGCGGGATGAACCTGTTCTTCGTATTCGACGACGGCACGCTCGTCACCCCGCCGCTGACCGGTACGATCCTGCCCGGCATCACCCGGGATTCGATCATCACCCTCGCGCGCGAAGAGGGGCTGGGAGTTCGCGAGGAGCGCTACAGCCTCGATTCCTGGAAAGAGGATGCGGCAAGCGGCCGGCTGACCGAGACCTTCGCTTGCGGTACGGCGGCGGTGGTGACCGCGGTTGGCAAGGTCGCGGGCCGCGATGGAAACTTCACCATCGGCTCGGGCGGACCGGGACAGCTTACCACGAAGCTGCGCGACAGGCTGGTCGGCATTCAGCGCGGCACGGTAGAAGACACGCATGGATGGGTCATGCGACTGGACTGAACGCGTAAGCGGAAAGGGAAATCACATGAAGAGATTGCTAACCGCGGGCCTTCTTGGCCTGACCGCCCTCACCCCCCTTTCCGCCCACGCGCAGGACTGGATCGAGCGCAGCAATGCCTATTCGGGCGAAGTGCTGGAGATGCAGGCCGAGTTCGCGCCGGAAAACGCCGCGCAGGTCGGGCTGGTCCAGTTCGACGGCGTTGCGACCGAATTGACCGCGGACCGCACGGCGCGCAGGCTGGCGGCGAACGAGGCGGAGATCGCCCGGTTGCAGACGGCGCTCGCCGGGGCCGAAGATGCCAATCTGCGACAGGATCTGGAAATCCTCATCGACTCGCTCGAGGACGAGAACGAGTATATCCGCACCGCCGACCGACTGTTGATCGACTGGACGGACGTACCGAACATGGTGTTCGGCAATATCGGGGCGCTGCTTGACGATCAGGTCGGCGCGGACCGACGGGGCAGCGCGGCTGACCTGCTGCGCGCCTATGCCGGTCTGGACGGCGGCGAGCCCCTGACCGCGCAGGCCAGGGCGCGTTTCGCAGACAGCATGGGTCCGGGCAAGGTCGGTCCCTACCGGCAACAGGTCGAGCAGGCGATCGACCGCGTGCCGCAACTGATCACCGGCATCCGCGACCTGTTCCAGCGCTACCAGATCGACGCGCCCGAAGCCCTCGATACGATCGAAACGCAACTGACCGACTACGCCGCCTGGGAGCGCAAGACGGTACTGCCTGCCGCGCGTGACGATTACCGCCTGCCGCCCGAACTCTACGCACTGAACCTGAAGCAGGTGGGCATCGACCTGCCGCCGCAGCAGCTGATCGCCCGCGCACGGCGCGGTTTCTACGAAACCCGTCAGCAGATGGAAGCGCTCGCCCCGCTGGTAGCGGCGAAATTCGGTTTCGAGGAAACGGACTATCCCAGCGTCATCGCACGGTTGAAAGCCGATCCCGTGCCGCAAAGCGAGCTGGAAGACTTCTACCGCGACGTCGGCCGGCAAATCGAGGAGATCGTCGCGCGCGAACATATCGTCACGCTGCCTGACTACCCTGTTTCCATGCGGTTGGGCACGGAAGCGGAGAACGCCGCCAGTCCGGCGCCGCATATGCGTCCGCCGCGGCTGATCGGAAATACCGGCGAACAGGGCACCTTCGTTCTGACAACGGGCGACCCCTCGGCCGGCCCGGGCGCGCGGTTCGATGATTTCAACTACCCCGCCGCTGCCTGGTTCGTAAGCGCGCACGAGGCACGGCCCGGTCACGAACTGCAATTCGCGCAGATGGTCGCGCGCGGCGTCAGCCAGGCGCGTATCCTCTACGCCTTCAACAGCGTGAACGTGGAAGGCTGGGCGCTCTATGCAGAGGCGGAAATCCTGCCCTTCCTGCCGATCGAAGGACAATTGACCGGCCTGCAGAGCCGTCTGCTGCGCGCCAGTCGCGCCATGCTCGATCCGATGCTCAATCTGGGTGAGATCGATGTCGATCGCGCGCGGGAGATCCTGTCTGAGGAAGCGCGGTTCTCGGATGCGGCGGTGAAACAGGAACTGGACCGGTACACCTTCCGGATGCCGGGACAGGCGGGAAGCTATTATTACGGATATTCGCAGCTCATCGACCTGCGGATCGCGACCGAACTGGCGCTGGGTGACGCGTTCGACCAGCAGGCGTTCAACGATTTCCTGGTCGGTCAGGGCGCCTTGCCCATAGAGTTGCTGACGGCTGCCGTGGAGGACGAATTCATCCCGGCGCAGCGCGCCGCTGCGGCGGGCGGATAACCGCGAGCGACGTTACCCTATTCGGCCGGGCGCAGCACCAGTTCGTCCAGCACCACATTGTCGTCGATGCGGTAGATGCGAACGCGCACCGGCCCGGCGGGTCGGTGTCCGAGCGGCTGGGCGAGCGTGACTTCGTTCGCTGTGACCGCCTCGGCCCATGCGGCGCGCGCGGGCGTATCGGTCACGCCGTTATTGGGCTCGAGCAGGAAGCGGCGTTCGATCACCGGCCCATCGTCGATCTGCAACCCCAACCGCAGCCCGTCGTCCCCTAGGGTGTCGAGCGTGGGCGCGAGATTGACGGCCAGCGTCCACTCCCCGGCACGCGGCACGTCGAGCGAATATTCGGCGAAGATCGCATCGGCGGGCGTGGTGGCGGGTCGCCCCTGCGGCAGAACGGCGAGCGCCGTGCCATGACTGCCGAGATGGGGAATGGCGTGCCAGGCGAGGTCTTCGTTCTTGGAAGAGCCGACGATGCTTGCGGCGGGCGTGACCAGCGAACCGGCTGCCGTCGCTCGCTCCGCGACATCCGGCTGCAGAGCGACCGGCCGGATGTTCGTGTCCGGATCGTCCCAGTCGGTATAGCCGATATGGGTCTGGCTCATCATGTGGTTCCACTTGCCATCAAGCAACCGGTGGTACCTGTTCGTCGCGGCCTCGTCGTTCAGCATGGCCCAACCGATTGCCTCATCGTCACCATCGGCGGCGGCGAGATACATCTGGTAGAGATTGGCCACCGCCAGCACGCGGTGCTCGACCAGTTCGTAGAATGCAGGCCGTGCCGCTTCTGCGATCCGGGGACGCAGGGCGATCACCCGGTCGCGAAGGGTAGCGAACGCGGCGGCGATCTGGCGAGATTCCGGATCGCGTAGCACCTCGGCACCGAGCAGTTCGGGCTTGCGGCGCGAAACCAGACGCGCGTATTCGCCAAGGATCTCGCCGATCTCGTCCGCATGTTCGGACCCGAATTGCTGGCGGGCCCATTCGCGGTCGTAGTCGGCCAGACGGTCGAGCGTCATGGCGGGCGGGTTCCAGGCCATTTCGAGAAAGAAATCGAGGGGAAGTTCGGCCGGCTTGATGTCGCCCACGTTGACGATCCACAGCTCGCGGGCGCCGCGCTGCCAGGCGAGGTCCATCTGCTGCCAGGTCTTGCCGTTCTGGATCGTGTCGATCCATTTGTAGCTGCGCGGTCCGCCGACATAGTCGAAATGATAATACACCCCGTATCCACCCTCGCGCGGCGCGGCGGCGGGATCGGGCAGGCGGCGGATCTGGCCCCAGTTGT from Aurantiacibacter spongiae carries:
- a CDS encoding TspO/MBR family protein, with translation MNRLASPSQLRASMIRWALFVVPTVMLLGFLAGRIGGDASSPWFQSLAKPATFPPPVTFGIVWTVLYFMIGLAFALVCAAWGSRMRKWAILAFLIHFAFNLAWSPTFFGAHDMRAALGIVIAMDVTGIVATWLFFRVRKWSGWLMLPYLAWIAFATLLTWQFIEANPDGGREAESGAVQRFEL
- a CDS encoding TlyA family RNA methyltransferase produces the protein MAQRKPSRIRIDHLLVERGEAESRTRAQALVMAGLVFAGPSPERLERIAKPGQQIAEGWQVEVRGRDHPWVGRGGVKLDHAIDAFGLDPSGAVAMDIGSSTGGFTQVLLHRGAAHVYAVDVGTNQLAWSLRQDARVTVLEQTNARALTRAQIDRACDWVVCDASFIGLAKVLEVPLALAAPDCRLVALVKPQFEVRKGEVGKGGIVRDPALRDRVCAEVTAWLEADGWRIEGLIESPITGTQGNVEFLVNARRGG
- a CDS encoding branched-chain amino acid aminotransferase, giving the protein MTDAPAIDIAHLPHPAPVPGATREQAIADPGFGTVFTDHMISIDWDEGEGWHGATLGPREPITLDPAASVLHYAQEIFEGLKAYRLTDGTMALFRPDQNAARLNRSARRLAMPELPEDVFVEAVRQVVLKDSDWFPKVEGGSLYIRPFMFANEHFLGVRPAKKYKFLVILSPAGNYFKSGAPAVSVWVSEYTRAAPGGTGEAKCGGNYAASLVPTGEAFAQGHDQVVFLDAVERKWIEELGGMNLFFVFDDGTLVTPPLTGTILPGITRDSIITLAREEGLGVREERYSLDSWKEDAASGRLTETFACGTAAVVTAVGKVAGRDGNFTIGSGGPGQLTTKLRDRLVGIQRGTVEDTHGWVMRLD
- a CDS encoding DUF885 domain-containing protein — encoded protein: MKRLLTAGLLGLTALTPLSAHAQDWIERSNAYSGEVLEMQAEFAPENAAQVGLVQFDGVATELTADRTARRLAANEAEIARLQTALAGAEDANLRQDLEILIDSLEDENEYIRTADRLLIDWTDVPNMVFGNIGALLDDQVGADRRGSAADLLRAYAGLDGGEPLTAQARARFADSMGPGKVGPYRQQVEQAIDRVPQLITGIRDLFQRYQIDAPEALDTIETQLTDYAAWERKTVLPAARDDYRLPPELYALNLKQVGIDLPPQQLIARARRGFYETRQQMEALAPLVAAKFGFEETDYPSVIARLKADPVPQSELEDFYRDVGRQIEEIVAREHIVTLPDYPVSMRLGTEAENAASPAPHMRPPRLIGNTGEQGTFVLTTGDPSAGPGARFDDFNYPAAAWFVSAHEARPGHELQFAQMVARGVSQARILYAFNSVNVEGWALYAEAEILPFLPIEGQLTGLQSRLLRASRAMLDPMLNLGEIDVDRAREILSEEARFSDAAVKQELDRYTFRMPGQAGSYYYGYSQLIDLRIATELALGDAFDQQAFNDFLVGQGALPIELLTAAVEDEFIPAQRAAAAGG
- a CDS encoding glycosyl hydrolase 115 family protein; this encodes MREDSCRFAWRTLLLALFLAVIARPAWACEDALTPCEDTGFVLATRAAPTRVLVDAQAPSPVRHAAAAFARDTGRVTGTDGTVIEEAGAARGPLVIVGTLDSPAITALIARGALDVSSVRGRWEGYLQTVVDDPVPGIDSALVIAGNDPRGVVFGLYDLSERIGVSPWHWWADVPVTRRETVRLAPGTRSDAPAVRYRGFFINDEDPAFGNWAREQFGGINAAAYERVFDLLLRLKGNYLWPAMWGKSLAEDDPATLSLAADMGVVLGTSHHEPLTRAHVEWERAKEAGEASGEWNYATNAATLQDFWRAGMERFVDSGAPGVVTIGMRGDGDEAMSEDTAIPLLEQVVADQRAIIAQTTGRPAAETPQVWALYKEVQDYYDQGMQVPADVTLLFSDDNWGQIRRLPDPAAAPREGGYGVYYHFDYVGGPRSYKWIDTIQNGKTWQQMDLAWQRGARELWIVNVGDIKPAELPLDFFLEMAWNPPAMTLDRLADYDREWARQQFGSEHADEIGEILGEYARLVSRRKPELLGAEVLRDPESRQIAAAFATLRDRVIALRPRIAEAARPAFYELVEHRVLAVANLYQMYLAAADGDDEAIGWAMLNDEAATNRYHRLLDGKWNHMMSQTHIGYTDWDDPDTNIRPVALQPDVAERATAAGSLVTPAASIVGSSKNEDLAWHAIPHLGSHGTALAVLPQGRPATTPADAIFAEYSLDVPRAGEWTLAVNLAPTLDTLGDDGLRLGLQIDDGPVIERRFLLEPNNGVTDTPARAAWAEAVTANEVTLAQPLGHRPAGPVRVRIYRIDDNVVLDELVLRPAE